A region of the Microbaculum marinisediminis genome:
TGTAGCTGCAGGATGGAGCAGGATCGAGCCAGGGCGCAGCAATCGATGGCAGTGCAAAAATCCAAGCATGCGCAGGATGATGCCCCGCTGCCAACGACCAAGGACAATGTGGGAAAGCATCTGCGGCAGCGGCGACTGGAGCAGAATCTGACGCTCGTCGAGCTTTCCGACAAATGCGGCGTGTCCTTCGCCACCATTTCCAAGATCGAGACCGGCAAGGTCTCCGGCGGCTTCCAGACGATCTACAAGATCGCAAGGGGACTCGGTCTTCTGGTGACCGACATATTGGAGCCGGAGGTCGATCAAGACGAGAAGATCGTTTTGCAGCGGCGTGGCGATATCGAGCCGCACCGCACGTCGCTCTACGACTACTATCCGCAGGCCACCCGCGTGCACGGGCGACTGAATTCCGGCATCATGGTTGTCCATACGAAGAAAGTGCCGGACCGTATCGACTGGAGCAATCACGAAGGCGAGGAGGTGGTAACGGTTCTCTTCGGCTCTATCGGCTTGTATCTCGAGGGAGACGAACCGCTGCTTCTCGGACAGGGGGACAGCGCCTGTTTCGATTCAGGCATTCCCCATGCCTAT
Encoded here:
- a CDS encoding helix-turn-helix domain-containing protein → MEQDRARAQQSMAVQKSKHAQDDAPLPTTKDNVGKHLRQRRLEQNLTLVELSDKCGVSFATISKIETGKVSGGFQTIYKIARGLGLLVTDILEPEVDQDEKIVLQRRGDIEPHRTSLYDYYPQATRVHGRLNSGIMVVHTKKVPDRIDWSNHEGEEVVTVLFGSIGLYLEGDEPLLLGQGDSACFDSGIPHAYVCTSTDPAEIIFVSTRPPHRGNS